In Deltaproteobacteria bacterium, a single window of DNA contains:
- a CDS encoding aminopeptidase (catalyzes the removal of amino acids from the N termini of peptides), with protein sequence MSKKDAQALEKRLAFRRRLVWDELPPGEEKRVWELAEDYKVFLNASKTERETIGEITRRITAAGFVPCEYAAPGGKVFQVLKDKVLALAILGKEPLSAGLQCIASHVDAPRLDLKQHPLYEETHLAFFKTHYYGGIKKYQWLARPLALHGTILTAEKKKIHLAIGEKDQDPVFSVADLLPHLARKVQMEIKLSEAVEEERL encoded by the coding sequence TTGAGTAAAAAAGATGCCCAGGCCCTGGAGAAACGTTTGGCCTTTCGAAGACGCCTGGTTTGGGACGAACTTCCTCCAGGTGAAGAGAAAAGGGTTTGGGAACTTGCGGAGGACTATAAGGTCTTTTTAAATGCTTCCAAGACGGAACGGGAAACCATTGGAGAAATTACCCGGAGAATAACCGCGGCGGGATTCGTCCCCTGCGAATATGCCGCCCCCGGAGGGAAGGTTTTCCAGGTCTTGAAGGACAAGGTCCTGGCCTTAGCCATTCTCGGGAAAGAACCTTTATCCGCCGGACTGCAATGCATCGCTTCCCATGTCGATGCCCCCCGTTTAGACCTGAAGCAACATCCCTTGTATGAAGAAACGCACCTGGCCTTTTTCAAGACCCATTATTATGGGGGGATAAAAAAGTATCAGTGGCTGGCCAGACCTCTGGCCCTTCATGGGACCATCCTGACCGCCGAAAAAAAAAAGATCCATCTGGCTATTGGAGAAAAAGACCAGGACCCGGTCTTTTCCGTGGCCGACCTCCTGCCCCATTTGGCCCGGAAGGTCCAGATGGAAATTAAGCTTTCAGAGGCCGTTGAAGAAGAAAGGCTC
- a CDS encoding class I SAM-dependent methyltransferase, which yields MGKKNNGNNGNGRSMEGIYSFYSPFYDLIFGKVLEAGRKLAFNYLDSSKKKVLEVGIGTGLTLPHYPKGCHIVGIDISAKMIQRAKERVKLMGNGLKVDLQVMDACRMTFEDNTFDAILSPYVITTVQDPHQFCREIIRVCKPGGQIIIVNHSKDPDRFLGKFESLASPFFAKIGFVTDLDVVSLVKSTEIEIQRIINCNLFNLHKIILGQKPL from the coding sequence GGTCAATGGAAGGGATTTATTCTTTTTATTCTCCCTTTTATGATCTTATTTTTGGTAAGGTTTTAGAAGCAGGAAGAAAATTGGCCTTCAACTATCTGGATTCTTCGAAGAAAAAAGTCCTCGAGGTCGGCATAGGAACAGGGTTGACCTTGCCCCATTACCCCAAAGGCTGCCATATCGTCGGGATCGATATATCGGCTAAAATGATCCAGCGGGCTAAAGAACGGGTCAAACTGATGGGTAATGGACTGAAGGTGGACCTCCAGGTTATGGATGCCTGCCGGATGACTTTTGAAGACAATACCTTTGATGCTATTCTCTCCCCCTACGTCATTACGACGGTTCAGGACCCTCACCAATTTTGTCGGGAGATCATTCGGGTCTGTAAACCGGGAGGGCAAATCATCATTGTCAATCACTCTAAGGACCCGGACCGGTTTTTAGGTAAATTTGAATCCCTGGCCTCTCCCTTTTTCGCCAAGATCGGTTTTGTGACCGACCTGGATGTGGTCTCCCTGGTTAAATCCACGGAAATCGAAATCCAGCGCATTATCAATTGCAACCTTTTTAATTTGCACAAGATCATCCTGGGGCAAAAACCCTTATAG